The Tissierellales bacterium genome contains the following window.
AATGATTGCACGATTCATGTTTCTTTTGGAAGAAGTATTTAAACACAAAATCACCCCTGTAAATACATTAATTACCAAGTAAATACCCAAACAGACATGTGTGAAACATTTGTGATTAATGCTTACAAGTTCACCTGAACTAAATTAAATGGTATAATTAAGTGGATGGAATAAAAAATAAATTGCGAAGAAAGTGAGGTCTAAAAAAGATGAATCAAGATATAAGGTGGATGCAGAGATATAATAGTTATAAACGTGCACTTTTGCAGCTAGAAGAAGCGATAGTATTGTCTAATGAAAGAAATCTTTCGAATCTTGAGAAACAAGGATTTATACAGGCCTTTGAATTTACTCATGAATTGGCTTGGAAAACAATGAAAGATTTTTTAGAATATAGAGGAAATAATGAAATATATGGTTCTAGGGATGCAGCGAGAACAGCATTTTCTTATGGATTAGTAGAAGATGGTGGACTTTGGATGGAGATGATAAATAGTAGAAATATGACCAGTCATGTTTATGATATGAAAATAGCAGATGAAATTATAGCTATAATTGATCAGAAATATTTTGATGAGATGAAAAAATTCGAAAAGACTATGCAAAAAATTTTAGATGGGGAAAAATAGATGGATATAGGTATTAAAAATTACGAATTGAATAATATTATTGATGTTTTGAAATCATTTGATGAAATTGAATCTGCCATAGTATTTGGATCTAGAGCGAAAGGCAACTATAAAAAGGGTTCTGATATAGACCTAGCGATTAGAGGAAAGAAGTTTAATTTTTCGTTATTGATGACAGTAATAGCCAAACTAGATGAACTATATTTACCATATAAAATTGACTGCATAATCTACTCACAAATACAAAATACAGAGTTACTTGATCACATAGATAGAGTTGGAATAACGATTTACAATAAATAAAAAAAGGAAAGAAAAAATGTCACATATACTTATAATAAAAGAAATACAATACACAGATAAATTAGAAGAACTATTTTCGAAAGAAGATAATATCATAACTACGATAAAAACACTTGAAGACGGATGGAAAATATGGGCGAAAAATCTCAATAGTGAAAATCCCGTAGATATAATATTGATAGAGAGAAGCAGAATAAACGAAGTAGTAGTAAAATTTGGGACGAGAATCAGAAGACAAAGCAATATTCCGATATTGGCAGTATCTGAAGTTGAGCCAGATGTTACGTGCACATCTGAACTTGACAAGCTCACAATAGATTTCGTAACAAGTCCACTTTCAGCAGATATGATTCGAAAAAGAGCTATGAAGTGGATCAAGAAAATGGGTAAACTTCAAGAAAATAAAGAAAAAAATATAGTAGAACAAGTCTGTAGGCGCTTGGATTCTAGCAGGGGGAATATAACAGAAAAAATCTCTGAAAAATCCAAATTTATAGAATCAAGAGGGATAAAAATAGATACAGAAAAAAACCTTGCATGGGATGAGGGGAAGTTACTAGAGCTGAGAGCTAATGAATACAAACTTCTAAAATACTTCATGGAGAACAAAAACCAAATACTAGTGAAACAACAGATTTTGGATGCACTAAAAACAAAGGAAGACAAAACATTAGAGACAAACACTGTAGCTGTTAATATCAGAAGACTCAGACAAAAAGTAGAAAAAAATCCATCAAGACCTACAAAAATCAAAACCATACGGGGGATGGGATATTTGTGGTTTGATGATAAGTAGTAAGATAAACAGCAAGAAAAAATAATTTAAATGCTGGTGAATATAAAACTAATTTATATAAAACTAATTTATATAAAACTAGGTTAGATAAAAATACGAGCATCTGACAGGGGAGAGGAGAGAATGGGTAGAATATTTATACTAGAAGATGATGAAGGGCTTAGCAGGGGAATAGGATACACATTTAGCAAAGACGGACATGAGGTCGAGTATGCCAATAGTATAAACCAAGCGATCAGTAAATGGACAGAGCTTAGAGATAATGATATAGACATAGATATTATGCTACTTGATAGAAACCTACCCGATGGAGATGGAATTTCATTTTGTCAAAGAGTGAGGGAAGAGAGTGACGTGCCGATACTCATGCTTACTGCTAAAGATTTAGAGCTAGATGAGATTGTAGGTCTTGAAAGTGGAGCTGATGATTATATAACAAAACCATTTTCTATAGCAGTTCTGAAACTAAAAGTAGAAAAATGGCTTGAAAGATCATCTAGAGAAGTTATGACAGACGAAGAGAATGAAAGTATTTTGAAATCAGGTTTGGTAAAGATGGATACAAAAAAAATGTGCGTGTATTTGAGAAACGAACCCGTAAATTTGAGTTCGACAGAATACAAACTATTGAAATACTTCTTAGAGAATGCGAATCAAGTACTTATAAGAGATCAAATACTCGATAGACTATGGGATAATGATGGGCAATTTGTAGACGACAATACACTTGCTGTAAATATCAGAAGGCTCAGACAGAAAATAGAGAAAAGCCCATCCAAACCAGAGTACATAAAAACTATAAGGGGTATGGGATATATGTGGGTAGAGAAATAACTAAAATGGGGGACTTAGAAATGGGCGATAAAACAATATTAGCAGTAGGACTGATGACTCTGATAGTGAGCATCGGTTTTTTTATACTTAAAATTAAAAAATATAGACAATCAATAGTAGATATAAGCGTCCTACTAGAAAAATTAATATCTAAAGAAGAATATGATAGAGAACTTTTATTACTAGACACACTAGAATCAAAACTAGCCCATCAAGTACATAGAATTATAAATCAAATGGAGAATGAGAGATCGGAAATAGAGAGAGAAAGAGATTCTATCAAAACTATGATAAGTGATATCTCACATCAGCTCAAAACACCACTTGCAAATATCAGTTTGTATGCAGAACTAATAGGCGATGAAAATATAACTACAGAAGATAGGGAAGAATTCGTAGATAGGATAAAACTGCAGAGTGAAAAGATAGATTGGCTTGTGAAAAACCTCATAAAAGCATCTAGACTCGAATCTGGAATGATAGAATTAGCTGCTAAAAAGAGAAAAGTGAAACTATTAATAGCGTCAACTATAGGAATGGTTTATTCAGATGCGAATGCAAAAAACATAGATATAGAATTTGCAGAGAGCGGTGATATAGAATGCGTATTTGACTACAAATGGACAGAAGAAGCAATAGTGAATGTATTAGATAACGCCGTGAAATACTCACCATCAAACTCCAAAATAAAAATAGAGGTGGTAAAACTCGATATATACACGAGAATAAATATCATAGATCAAGGAATAGGAATAGCAAAAGAAGATTACAACAAAATATTTAAGAGATTTTTTAGAGGGGAAAATGTTCGCGACAAAAACGGTGTGGGGATAGGGCTTTATCTTACTCAGAACATATTAAACAGAGAGGGCGGATACCTCACAATAGAATCAAAAGAAAATATTGGGAGCTGTTTTTCTATATTTCTCAGAAATGAAACAAACTAAAAAGACACTCATTCTTACAGAACTGAAAGAAAGTTTGTAATGGTATTGAAAGCTTAAGCATCTATACTTTAATTAACAAATCAAATCAATACAAAATCATACGGAGGGATGAAGATGTCAGAATACATATTAAAAACGAAAGATCTAAAAAAATACTATGGTAGTGGAGAAAATGAAGTAAGAGCATTAGATGGAATAGATTTGAAAATAAAGAGAGGCGAATTTGTAGCGGTAGTTGGAACATCTGGATCTGGAAAAACCACACTTTTAAATATGCTTGGCGGTTTGGACTACCCTACAGATGGAGAAATCACCGTAGAAAACCAAAACATAAGAGTATTGGATGAAGAAAAACTAACTGTATTTAGAAGAAGGAATATAGGATTCATATTTCAAAACTACAATTTAGTTCCAGTACTTAGTGCTTGGAACAACGTAACACTTCCAATTGGACTCGATGGTCAAATGGAAGACAAAGACTTTATAAACGATATATTTAGCACGCTTGGTATGGTAGAGAAAAAAGAAAAATTGCCAAGTGAACTTTCAGGCGGACAGCAGCAAAGAGTAGCCATAGCTAGGGCATTAGCAACGAAACCAGCATTGATATTAGCAGATGAACCAACTGGAAATTTAGATCAAAAAAATAGCCAAGAGGTTATGATGCTACTTAAAATGGCAAATCAAAAATTCTCACAAACGACTATAATGATAACTCATGATGAAGCTATGGCACAGCTTTGTGACAGAGTAATACATATAGAGGATGGAAAAATAGTCGACGACAAAAATACAGACATAGGGTACTTGAAAGCAAAAGAGGTGAAAAAGAATGCGTAACAACAACACATTTGCTATAAGAAACTTGACGTGGAAATATATAAAAGAAAACAAAAGTAGAAATATATTCGCAATAATTGCTATAATACTGACTACACTTCTTTTTACATCTATATTCACGATATCGATGAGTGTAAAAAATTCATTCGAGCAGGAGACTATGAGGAGAGTAGGAACTAGCTCACATGCAGGGTTTAAATACCTAAATGAAGACCAGATGAATATACTAAAGGAGCATAAACTCATAAAAGAATATGGATATGTCAGAATGCTAGCGATGGCAGAAAATGAAGAACTTATAAAAAGACAGACACAAATTCAATACGAAACCAAAAACTCAGCTGAGTGGGGATTTTTGACACCAAAAGCAGGTAGATTACCAGAATCAATAGATGAAATAGCTACAGATACTATAGTATTGAAAGCACTTGGAATAGAAGCTAAAATAGGTGAAAAAATAAGATTTAGATACACACTAGAAGATAAAACTTACGACGAAGAATTTACATTGTCGGGATATTGGGACGGAGATATGGCCAGCATGGCAAGTATGGTATTGGTATCAAAAGACTACTCAGATAAGATGCTCGCAGGCATAAATCAATTAGAACATCAAAAGATGAGTGATTACTCAGGACTTTACTATTTAAACTTCAACTTATATTCTGAGAAAGATATAGAAGGAGATACTATAAAAATTATAGAAGAAAGCGGATTTGACACTAGGGAGATAGATTATGGAATAAACTGGGCATATGTTTCAACTAGTTTGAATTTCGACGCAAAAATGATACTAGCAATAGTTGGAATTTGCCTTTTGATAATGTTTACAGGATATTTGATAATATACAATATATTTCAGATATCTATAACCACAGATATACAATTCTATGGATTGTTAAAAACCATAGGAACTACTCAAAAACAAATAAAAAAAATGATAAAGACTCAAGCTCTCTATCTATCAGCGATAGGCATTCCACTAGGACTGATTACAGGATATGCAGTTGGAATACTATTACTACCAAGAGTTATAGCTATACTAAATGTCAGCAAACAGAGTATATCTATGGATGCTAGAATATTTGTATTTGCTGCTGTATTTTCACTTATTACCGTTTGGATAAGCTGTAGAAAACCAGGTAAGTTTGCAGCTAAAATAAGCCCTATAGAAGCTAGCAAATGGAACAAAACAGGGAACTTAAACATAAGCAGCTGGATAAAAATACCAACTAAGAACAAAGCGATTCAAATGGGGCAGGCAAACTTAGGCAGAAACCGAAATAAAACACTAGTAGTGATAGCATCTTTAAGTCTAAGCCTCATACTATTAAATTCAGTACATGCCATAGTAAATGGATTTGACATGGATAAATATCTAAAAAAAGATGTGATTTCAGATTATCAAATAGGTCACGCAAAGTATTTTTCAAGTGACTTTAGAGGAGATGATGAGAGCATAGCTCTTAGTGATAGTCAAATTAAAGAAATAGAATCTAAAGAAGGATTTAAATCAGGTTCTAAGGTATACTATTTTAATTTGCCACATACATTAAATGATATCGGGAAGAAACATATACAAGGCATAATAACAGATGAATTCATATCTGAGAGAGATCCAGAAATGAAATATTCATATGAAAAAATGAGAGAAGATGGAGATATATTATTTCAAACGTACGGTATAGATCAGAAATTGATAGAAAAGTTAAAAGTGACAAAGGGAAACATAGACATAGCGAGATTCAATACAGGAAACTACGCAATACTCAGTCCTTACTTTACTGATGCAAATGATTCAAGATCATTTTACGATGTTGGAGACAAAATCACATTAGAAGGAAGAGCGATAGAGGTCATGGCAATAGCAGATATGCCACATGTTATGACTAGTAGATACTCATTTAGTCACAGCGTAGACCTCATACTTTCTTATGAAGGCTTTGAACAAATAGTGATGTCTGCTCAAAAAGATTACGAGTATAAAATAGAAAAACCACTTGTAATGAGCTATATATTCGATGTTGAAAATGAATATATATCAGAATTTGACTCGTGGCTAGAAGAATTCACAAATGACATAAACCCGCAATTAGACTACAAATCAAAGAAAAAATACATTGAGACATTTGATTCACTCAAAAGAACATACACAGTTGTGGGAGGGGTTCTGATAGCGATAGTATCATTGATAGGTCTATTGAACCTAATAAATACAACTATGACAAGTATCATAAGTAGAAAAGCAGAATTTAAACTTCTAAACAGCATAGGTATGACTCAAAAACAAATAAAACAAATGCTACAAGCAGAAGGAATATGTATAGCACTTTACACCAGCATAACGGCAATTACGCTAGGTAGTGTATTGTCATATTTCATAGTAAACACGATAGCCGGAGATATATGGTTTTTTACCTATCATTTCAGCATTTTGCCCATGTTAGTTGGTATAGCTGTATTGTTTGTAGTTTCGGTTAAGATTATGAGTACAAGCAAATGGCAAGTGAAAAATAAGATAGAGAAGTAAATTAGAAGTGATAAGCAAATTTACAGAGCTTATCACTTTTAATATTTCCACTATATTTCTTAATACTTTCTTTAGAATTTATTAGAAGGCTCTTAATTTTTACACTGTATACTTGAAATATAAAGTAAGGATTAGGAGGAAAATACATGAAAGATTTACCAGAATTGAAGCAAGAAAAGAACTTTCTAGGGAAGATTACAGCTTTATTTGTAGACCGATTTAAGCTAGTTTATCTTCTTATATTTACGCTTTTGATGATGGGGCTTTACAGTTATATGGAGCTTCCAAAGGAATCTATACCAGATGTAAGCTTCGATATGATAGTAGTAACAACACCATATGCAGGAGCAGGGCCAGATGACATTAACAACCTCATAGTGGACCCTATGGAAAGCAAATTAAAGGATGTAGATGGAGCAAAATCTGTAAACTCTACTATTGAAAATGGATATGGACAAATAATAGTAGAATTTGAAGAAAACACAGATTTAGTTCAGGCAGAGTCACAGGTCAGAAATGAGATTGATTCAGTAAAATTGCCAGATGGAGCACAGGATCCTATCATCAGTACAATAAGTACTGGAGAAATCCCGATATTCCAAATGACAGTTACTGGAGACTATGAACTAACAGAACTCAAATCTTATGCAGAAGAACTAAAAGACGAGATGGAAAACGTAAAGGGAATCAGACAGGTAGACGTATCTGGTGGATACGAAAGAGAGATTCAGGTTATAGCAGATTTTCCTAGACTTAGAGAATACGGCATAGGACTTTCAAATATTACACAGGCACTACAAGGATCGAACATAAGCTTACCTGCTGGAGACAGTGATATAGATGGAGAACACATAAACATCAGGATAGATGAGAGATTTCAAACTATAGAAGACATCGAAAACTTAGTAGTTTCATCATCTAGCAATGGAAACATACTATTAAGAGATGTAGCAGAGGTAAGAGATCACTACAAAACACCAGATGTATATTCTAGAGTATATATAAGAGAAGAATCTCACAGCGTAGTAGATCACAGAACTACACCAGCTGTATATATATCAGTTTACAGAGAAACAGGATACGACATGATTCAGCCGGCAGCAGAACTTAGAGCAATCACAGAAAATGCACCAGGCACGATGCTACCAGATGACGTAAGACTAGTAATCACAGCAGATCATAGTGAAATCGTAAAAGACGATTTGACTTTAGTCATAAACAACGCCGCTGGAGGACTTATAAGTGTAATCATAGTACTATTTATATTTATAGGACTTAATGAGGCACTTATAGTATCGACAGTTATACCAATTTCACTACTTATAACATTTATAGTAATGAAATTCACAGGACTTAGCTTCAACACGATATCACTTACAGGATTCATAATAGCGCTTGGACTACTCGTTGACAATGCCATTGTAGTAATGGAAAATGTCGATAGACTTAGAGAAGAGGGAGTAGAGAGGGTAATTGCATCTAAAGTAGGAACGAACCAAGTAGCACCAGCGATACTCGCAGCTACACTTACAACAGTTGGAGCATTTGTCCCTATGACAATGTTACCAGGGATAATGGGACAATTCCTATCACAGCTTCCAAAAACTATAATAGTAATACTTATAGCATCACTATTTGTATCAATTATAGTTACGCCAACACTTTGTGCTAAATTCTTGACTCCAGTCAAAAAATTAGGCAAGAAAAAATCACCAAAATACCATAGAATAGCCACAATAATAATATTTGGATTATCACTAATGGCATTTTCAGATAGCTGGCAAATAAGAGGAGTTACAATACTACTTGCAATAGCATTTACTGGAATATACTTTGTGAAATCTAGATTAGAAGAAAAGAACGAAGAAGCGGAAGATAAAGAATCTGCTAGCTATGTTCAAAAATATAGAAACTTCATATACAACTTACTAGCAAATGGCAAGAAAAAAGTTAGCATAATACTAATACTGATAGTTACGCTTATAGCATCGGTAATAACCATTCCGCTAGGACTTTTGAAAGTAGAATTGTTGCCATATGAAGAGCCATCGTCTATAACTATAAAGGCAGAAGCTCCAGTTGGCACTATGCTAGATGAAACAAGTCAAATAGCAGGTCAAATAGAAAAAATACTATACCCATATACCGACATAGACTCATTTACAACTACAGTGGGTGATGATGGAACAAACAAAGTAAAGATAGAAGCAGAGCTTAGAGAAGAAGATGAGAGAGTTCACACAGGACGTGAACTTAAAGAATCACTTAGAAAAAAAATAGAAGAGATACCTGGAGCAGAATACACTATAGAGCTAAAATCATCTACATCAAAAATGCAGATGGGAGCAGCTATCAGCTTGGGACTAAAAGGTAGAAACCTAGAAGAAACAACAAAATACGCAGAAATGTACTATGAAGAACTTCTAAAGATAGATGGAATAGTGCAGCCTAAACTTACAACTGATGGTGGAGTAAAAGAACTAGTAGTAGATATAGATCCAAACAAAGCTTCATTCTACGGACTAGACGTCTCAAGTATAGCAAGTGAAGTTAGATCACAAATATCAGGAAAACAAGCAGGAATATACAAAGAAGATGGCGACGAATACGACATCTCACTATATTACACAGACGATCAAATCACGAGTCAAGAAGACTTTGACAAGATATTCTTCCAATCTAGAAGTGGAGAACTTGTAAACTTCAATGACGTGGCAGAGCTAAGATACGAAGATGGACTTGGCAAACTCAAAAAAGAAGAT
Protein-coding sequences here:
- a CDS encoding nucleotidyltransferase substrate binding protein, which translates into the protein MNQDIRWMQRYNSYKRALLQLEEAIVLSNERNLSNLEKQGFIQAFEFTHELAWKTMKDFLEYRGNNEIYGSRDAARTAFSYGLVEDGGLWMEMINSRNMTSHVYDMKIADEIIAIIDQKYFDEMKKFEKTMQKILDGEK
- a CDS encoding ABC transporter permease, giving the protein MRNNNTFAIRNLTWKYIKENKSRNIFAIIAIILTTLLFTSIFTISMSVKNSFEQETMRRVGTSSHAGFKYLNEDQMNILKEHKLIKEYGYVRMLAMAENEELIKRQTQIQYETKNSAEWGFLTPKAGRLPESIDEIATDTIVLKALGIEAKIGEKIRFRYTLEDKTYDEEFTLSGYWDGDMASMASMVLVSKDYSDKMLAGINQLEHQKMSDYSGLYYLNFNLYSEKDIEGDTIKIIEESGFDTREIDYGINWAYVSTSLNFDAKMILAIVGICLLIMFTGYLIIYNIFQISITTDIQFYGLLKTIGTTQKQIKKMIKTQALYLSAIGIPLGLITGYAVGILLLPRVIAILNVSKQSISMDARIFVFAAVFSLITVWISCRKPGKFAAKISPIEASKWNKTGNLNISSWIKIPTKNKAIQMGQANLGRNRNKTLVVIASLSLSLILLNSVHAIVNGFDMDKYLKKDVISDYQIGHAKYFSSDFRGDDESIALSDSQIKEIESKEGFKSGSKVYYFNLPHTLNDIGKKHIQGIITDEFISERDPEMKYSYEKMREDGDILFQTYGIDQKLIEKLKVTKGNIDIARFNTGNYAILSPYFTDANDSRSFYDVGDKITLEGRAIEVMAIADMPHVMTSRYSFSHSVDLILSYEGFEQIVMSAQKDYEYKIEKPLVMSYIFDVENEYISEFDSWLEEFTNDINPQLDYKSKKKYIETFDSLKRTYTVVGGVLIAIVSLIGLLNLINTTMTSIISRKAEFKLLNSIGMTQKQIKQMLQAEGICIALYTSITAITLGSVLSYFIVNTIAGDIWFFTYHFSILPMLVGIAVLFVVSVKIMSTSKWQVKNKIEK
- a CDS encoding HAMP domain-containing histidine kinase; its protein translation is MGDKTILAVGLMTLIVSIGFFILKIKKYRQSIVDISVLLEKLISKEEYDRELLLLDTLESKLAHQVHRIINQMENERSEIERERDSIKTMISDISHQLKTPLANISLYAELIGDENITTEDREEFVDRIKLQSEKIDWLVKNLIKASRLESGMIELAAKKRKVKLLIASTIGMVYSDANAKNIDIEFAESGDIECVFDYKWTEEAIVNVLDNAVKYSPSNSKIKIEVVKLDIYTRINIIDQGIGIAKEDYNKIFKRFFRGENVRDKNGVGIGLYLTQNILNREGGYLTIESKENIGSCFSIFLRNETN
- a CDS encoding ABC transporter ATP-binding protein, with protein sequence MSEYILKTKDLKKYYGSGENEVRALDGIDLKIKRGEFVAVVGTSGSGKTTLLNMLGGLDYPTDGEITVENQNIRVLDEEKLTVFRRRNIGFIFQNYNLVPVLSAWNNVTLPIGLDGQMEDKDFINDIFSTLGMVEKKEKLPSELSGGQQQRVAIARALATKPALILADEPTGNLDQKNSQEVMMLLKMANQKFSQTTIMITHDEAMAQLCDRVIHIEDGKIVDDKNTDIGYLKAKEVKKNA
- a CDS encoding efflux RND transporter permease subunit, producing the protein MKDLPELKQEKNFLGKITALFVDRFKLVYLLIFTLLMMGLYSYMELPKESIPDVSFDMIVVTTPYAGAGPDDINNLIVDPMESKLKDVDGAKSVNSTIENGYGQIIVEFEENTDLVQAESQVRNEIDSVKLPDGAQDPIISTISTGEIPIFQMTVTGDYELTELKSYAEELKDEMENVKGIRQVDVSGGYEREIQVIADFPRLREYGIGLSNITQALQGSNISLPAGDSDIDGEHINIRIDERFQTIEDIENLVVSSSSNGNILLRDVAEVRDHYKTPDVYSRVYIREESHSVVDHRTTPAVYISVYRETGYDMIQPAAELRAITENAPGTMLPDDVRLVITADHSEIVKDDLTLVINNAAGGLISVIIVLFIFIGLNEALIVSTVIPISLLITFIVMKFTGLSFNTISLTGFIIALGLLVDNAIVVMENVDRLREEGVERVIASKVGTNQVAPAILAATLTTVGAFVPMTMLPGIMGQFLSQLPKTIIVILIASLFVSIIVTPTLCAKFLTPVKKLGKKKSPKYHRIATIIIFGLSLMAFSDSWQIRGVTILLAIAFTGIYFVKSRLEEKNEEAEDKESASYVQKYRNFIYNLLANGKKKVSIILILIVTLIASVITIPLGLLKVELLPYEEPSSITIKAEAPVGTMLDETSQIAGQIEKILYPYTDIDSFTTTVGDDGTNKVKIEAELREEDERVHTGRELKESLRKKIEEIPGAEYTIELKSSTSKMQMGAAISLGLKGRNLEETTKYAEMYYEELLKIDGIVQPKLTTDGGVKELVVDIDPNKASFYGLDVSSIASEVRSQISGKQAGIYKEDGDEYDISLYYTDDQITSQEDFDKIFFQSRSGELVNFNDVAELRYEDGLGKLKKEDGDIVVYVEADVMPGYNSAQINRQLQKAVKDIELPRTVEQVVGGQMEELNNQIENMSVSFLVAIALIYIVLVVQFNSLVQPVVILASVPFSIIGAIVGLLVTGNNLGFYAMFGVVALAGIAVNDAIVLIDFANYLRKEGMELRSAVAEAVKTRFQPVIATSLTTIAGVLPLALFNAAFSQLGYALIFGLVASTILTLLIVPILYYGIERRFEKKVKK
- a CDS encoding winged helix-turn-helix domain-containing protein — translated: MSHILIIKEIQYTDKLEELFSKEDNIITTIKTLEDGWKIWAKNLNSENPVDIILIERSRINEVVVKFGTRIRRQSNIPILAVSEVEPDVTCTSELDKLTIDFVTSPLSADMIRKRAMKWIKKMGKLQENKEKNIVEQVCRRLDSSRGNITEKISEKSKFIESRGIKIDTEKNLAWDEGKLLELRANEYKLLKYFMENKNQILVKQQILDALKTKEDKTLETNTVAVNIRRLRQKVEKNPSRPTKIKTIRGMGYLWFDDK
- a CDS encoding nucleotidyltransferase domain-containing protein; the encoded protein is MDIGIKNYELNNIIDVLKSFDEIESAIVFGSRAKGNYKKGSDIDLAIRGKKFNFSLLMTVIAKLDELYLPYKIDCIIYSQIQNTELLDHIDRVGITIYNK
- a CDS encoding response regulator transcription factor, whose protein sequence is MGRIFILEDDEGLSRGIGYTFSKDGHEVEYANSINQAISKWTELRDNDIDIDIMLLDRNLPDGDGISFCQRVREESDVPILMLTAKDLELDEIVGLESGADDYITKPFSIAVLKLKVEKWLERSSREVMTDEENESILKSGLVKMDTKKMCVYLRNEPVNLSSTEYKLLKYFLENANQVLIRDQILDRLWDNDGQFVDDNTLAVNIRRLRQKIEKSPSKPEYIKTIRGMGYMWVEK